A single window of Nicotiana sylvestris chromosome 5, ASM39365v2, whole genome shotgun sequence DNA harbors:
- the LOC138869766 gene encoding uncharacterized protein, which translates to MSAPPGINEGHSTTRPPLFNENYYSWRKARMNDFLTTEDHERWTIVNQGPLIPIKQNIQSEIVPKDPSGFVAVDIRMMDKNANAKKILICGLGSDEYNKISMCSNAKQIWDALQIAQEGTNQVKRSRIELLMRNCKFFSMKESEPIRI; encoded by the coding sequence ATGAGTGCTCCACCTGGAATTAATGAAGGACACTCAACTACCAGACCACCCTTGTTCAATGAAAATTATTACAGTTGGCGGAAAGCAAGAATGAACGATTTCTTGACAACTGAAGACCATGAACGATGGACCATAGTAAACCAAGGTCCTTTGATTCCTATTAAACAAAATATACAAAGTGAAATAGTTCCTAAAGACCCCTCCGGATTTGTGGCAGTAGATATCAGAATGATGGATAAGAATGCAAACGCTAAGAAAATCCTTATATGTGGACTTGGTTCTGATGAGTACAATAAAATTTCAATGTGTTCTAACGCGAAACAGATATGGGATGCGCTCCAAATTGCTCAGGAAGGAACAAATCAAGTAAAAAGATCAAGGATTGAACTACTCATGAGAAACTGTAAGTTTTTCTCCATGAAAGAGTCTGAGCCCATCCGAATATGA